The Syngnathoides biaculeatus isolate LvHL_M chromosome 6, ASM1980259v1, whole genome shotgun sequence genome has a window encoding:
- the LOC133501752 gene encoding glycine cleavage system H protein, mitochondrial-like, whose amino-acid sequence MSACRLVRGCFSCNFSSVLPLLARSAQIQSHRLCATPFLRRSVSSSSRLSAALKFTDKHEWIRVEDGFGTVGISNFAQEALGDVVYCGLPEVGTQLAQQDEFGALESVKAASELFSPLTGEVVEINELLADKPGLVNKSCYKDGWLMKMTIAKPSELDSLMDEAAYERYIRSIED is encoded by the exons ATGTCCGCTTGTCGACTTGTCCGTGGCTGCTTTTCTTGTAACTTTTCCTCAGTTTTGCCTTTACTTGCACGCTCGGCACAGATTCAGTCTCATCGTTTATGTGCCACACCTTTCCTCCGAAGAAGCGTTTCCTCGTCAAGCCGGTTATCAGCAG CACTTAAATTCACCGACAAACACGAATGGATTCGGGTAGAAGACGGATTCGGGACTGTCGGTATCAGCAACTTTGCTCAG GAGGCCCTTGGGGATGTCGTATACTGCGGACTGCCGGAGGTCGGAACGCAGCTGGCCCAACAAG ACGAGTTTGGAGCTCTGGAAAGCGTCAAAGCAGCCAGTGAGCTCTTCTCCCCGTTGACTGGAGAGGTGGTTGAGATTAACGAGCTACTGGCTGACAAACCAGGCCTGGTCAACAAATCGTGCTACAAAGATG GTTGGCTAATGAAGATGACCATCGCCAAGCCTTCCGAGCTCGACTCTCTGATGGACGAGGCGGCCTACGAGCGGTACATCCGCTCCATAGAGGACTAA